In a single window of the Elaeis guineensis isolate ETL-2024a chromosome 4, EG11, whole genome shotgun sequence genome:
- the LOC105042856 gene encoding probable beta-D-xylosidase 6 yields the protein MALLSQHRHSQPVGCLRLLLLSLCLPTIAAATGRRYPCERPCNSYPFCNASLPVAARARSLVSLLTLDEKIQQLSNTAAAVPRLGLPPYQWWSESLHGLAPNGPGVFFNGTVRSATAFPQVILSAAAFNRTLWRAVAKAIAIEARAMYNVGQAGLTFWAPNINIFRDPRWGRGQETPGEDPMLTSAYSIEYVKGFQGEYDGDVQDRIGESRILERSGEMMVSACCKHYTAYDLDHWHNFSRYTFNAVVTEQDMEDTFQPPFQSCIEEGHASCLMCSYNQVNGVPACARGDLLQKARKQWGFEGYITSDCDAVAIIYENQSYTNSPEASIADVLKAGMDINCGTYLLRYTGKAVKLGIVREEDIDRALLNLFSVQLRLGLFDGNPANNRFGELGPSNICTKEHRELALEAARQGIVLLKNDQSFLPLRKNKVSSLAIIGPAGNDTNILGGDYTGVPCRPTSLFEGLQAYVPRTSFAAGCIDVPCNSTDGFEAAVAVARKAEVVVMVAGLNLTEENEEHDRISLLLPGEQMDLVNAIAKVSKKPLVLVLMGGGPVDISFAKDNPGIGSILWIGYPGEVGGQAVAEALFGEFNPGGRLPVTWYPESFTKMPMNDMHMRADPSRGYPGRTYRFYTGEVVYRFGYGLSYSSYSYKFLSVPEKLSVPSSSTEANIRKEPPYARKDGLDYLHIDEISSCKALRFYVQISVINGGNMDGSHTVLLFSRSRANIKGSPQKQLIGFKRVHTTAGKATEARITVDPCKHLSTVNEEGRRVLLLGAHLLMVEDLVYELVIQA from the exons ATGGCACTACTCTCCCAGCATCGTCACTCCCAGCCGGTAGGATGTCTccgtctcctcctcctctccctctgCCTCCCCACAATCGCCGCCGCCACCGGCCGCCGCTACCCGTGCGAGCGCCCTTGCAACTCCTACCCCTTCTGCAACGCCTCCCTCCCCGTTGCGGCCCGCGCCCGCTCCCTCGTCTCCCTCCTCACCCTGGACGAGAAGATCCAGCAGCTCTCCAACACCGCCGCCGCCGTCCCCCGCCTCGGCCTCCCACCCTACCAATGGTGGTCCGAGTCCCTCCATGGCCTCGCCCCCAACGGCCCCGGCGTCTTCTTCAACGGCACCGTCCGCTCCGCCACCGCCTTCCCCCAGGTCATCCTCTCCGCCGCCGCCTTCAACCGCACCCTCTGGCGCGCCGTCGCCAAGGCAATCGCCATCGAGGCCCGCGCCATGTACAACGTCGGCCAGGCCGGTCTCACCTTCTGGGCGCCCAACATCAACATCTTCCGCGATCCCCGGTGGGGCCGCGGCCAGGAGACTCCCGGCGAGGACCCCATGCTCACATCCGCCTACTCTATCGAATACGTCAAAGGATTTCAAGGGGAGTACGATGGCGATGTCCAAGATAGAATTGGAGAATCAAGAATTTTGGAGAGATCCGGCGAGATGATGGTTTCAGCCTGCTGCAAGCACTACACTGCTTATGATTTGGACCACTGGCACAATTTCAGCAGATATACTTTCAATGCTGTG GTGACGGAGCAAGATATGGAGGATACGTTTCAGCCGCCATTTCAGAGCTGCATCGAGGAAGGCCATGCCAGCTGCTTGATGTGCTCTTATAATCAGGTCAACGGGGTACCTGCTTGTGCTCGGGGTGATCTCCTGCAAAAAGCTCGAAAACAATGGGGATTTGAGGG GTATATTACTTCTGATTGTGATGCTGTTGCCATAATTTATGAAAACCAAAGCTACACTAATTCTCCTGAAGCTTCCATAGCTGATGTCTTAAAAGCAG GAATGGATATCAACTGTGGAACATATCTGCTTCGATACACTGGTAAAGCAGTCAAGTTAGGAATTGTTCGAGAAGAAGACATCGACCGCGCATTACTTAACCTATTCTCTGTTCAGCTGCGCCTTGGGCTCTTTGATGGAAACCCAGCTAATAATCGGTTTGGGGAGCTTGGACCGAGTAATATATGCACCAAGGAGCACAGGGAGCTCGCATTAGAAGCTGCAAGGCAGGGCATTGTGCTTCTGAAGAATGATCAAAGTTTCTTGCCGCTGAGAAAGAATAAGGTCAGCTCCTTGGCTATTATTGGTCCTGCCGGTAATGACACAAACATATTGGGTGGTGATTACACAG GTGTCCCTTGCCGTCCGACTAGCTTGTTTGAGGGTCTCCAGGCTTATGTACCAAGAACATCATTTGCTGCAGGATGCATTGATGTACCTTGTAACTCGACAGATGGCTTCGAAGCGGCTGTGGCGGTTGCTAGAAAAGCAGAAGTAGTGGTCATGGTTGCTGGACTGAACCTAACAGAAGAGAATGAAGAGCACGATCGGATTAGCCTACTGCTGCCTGGAGAACAGATGGATCTCGTAAATGCTATTGCCAAGGTGAGTAAGAAACCACTGGTGCTGGTCCTTATGGGTGGTGGTCCTGTCGACATTTCCTTCGCGAAGGACAATCCAGGAATTGGAAGCATTCTCTGGATTGGATATCCAGGTGAAGTTGGTGGCCAAGCAGTTGCAGAAGCTCTGTTTGGAGAATTCAATCCAG GGGGACGGTTGCCGGTGACTTGGTACCCGGAGTCCTTCACCAAGATGCCAATGAATGATATGCATATGAGGGCCGATCCCTCGCGAGGATACCCGGGACGAACTTACCGATTTTATACAGGAGAGGTGGTTTACAGATTTGGATATGGTTTGAGCTATTCAAGCTATTCCTACAAGTTCTTGTCAGTGCCTGAGAAACTTAGTGTGCCAAGTTCATCAACTGAGGCTAATATCAGGAAGGAACCCCCATATGCCAGGAAAGATGGATTAGACTACTTGCACATTGATGAGATCTCATCTTGCAAGGCTTTAAGATTTTATGTGCAGATTTCGGTGATTAATGGTGGCAATATGGACGGAAGCCACACTGTCCTACTGTTCTCAAGATCAAGAGCAAACATCAAAGGCTCCCCGCAGAAACAGTTGATTGGATTCAAGCGTGTGCATACAACAGCTGGCAAAGCCACTGAAGCTAGGATTACTGTGGATCCCTGCAAGCATCTGAGCACAGTGAATGAAGAAGGTCGAAGGGTGCTACTATTGGGAGCTCATCTCTTGATGGTGGAAGATTTAGTGTATGAATTGGTAATTCAAGCTTGA
- the LOC105042855 gene encoding histone H2B.2 translates to MAPKAEKKPASTAVAEEKKAEKKPKAEKRLPKEGVASSTDKKKKKKSKKSGETYKIYIFKVLKQVHPDIGISSKAMSIMNSFANDIFEKLAQEVSRLARYNKKPTITSREIQTSVRLVLPGELAKHAVSEGTKAVTKFPSS, encoded by the coding sequence ATGGCTCCCAAGGCGGAGAAGAAGCCCGCATCCACCGCCGTGGCGGAGGAGAAGAAGGCGGAGAAGAAGCCCAAAGCGGAGAAGCGGCTGCCCAAGGAGGGGGTGGCGTCGTCGAcggacaagaagaagaagaagaagtcgaagAAGAGCGGCGAGACCTACAAGATCTACATCTTCAAGGTTCTGAAGCAGGTCCACCCGGATATCGGCATCTCGAGCAAGGCCATGAGCATCATGAACTCCTTCGCGAATGACATCTTTGAGAAGCTCGCTCAGGAGGTCTCCAGGCTCGCTCGCTACAACAAGAAGCCGACCATCACTTCTCGCGAGATCCAGACCTCGGTCAGGCTCGTTCTCCCTGGGGAGCTCGCGAAGCACGCCGTCTCCGAGGGGACCAAGGCGGTTACCAAGTTTCCTAGCTCTTAG